One Dictyostelium discoideum AX4 chromosome 3 chromosome, whole genome shotgun sequence genomic region harbors:
- the rapgapB gene encoding RapGAP/RanGAP domain-containing protein, which yields MFSHCEGYRIEGGVTDGETNWNNNFNQNNNNNDNNKVMASIYKQQFYGKPHKTFMSLSSPNGPILVCIKKVGNSSDDFYLLVCTEKGFEEVRANKDSLQKSKTTRSFLKMRPTSLNVITSVRPELTKVPLCKVTDKSIQEELVKVCEPEFNKVIKSALLYCKESQRDDNDMLKNISSNVSQEYNDFLNFLGEKVELKDFSKFNGGLDIKNNSHGTHSIYSQINDVEVMYHVATMLPFFPSDPKQSERRKLISLDRVVIIFNDGSKPMSPNCIKSKSTQIIILIQPIKNFVGNSKTTIGISNDENRVVGEQPSPSLTTTTTTTTTTSPTINSNSPTPSNKIKYRVSISNRDEVPNYGPPLPDPPIFEKDDSFRNFLYQKMVGGAASLRNTPAFTSKNSEKASALINVISKYSTKGMEQI from the exons atgttttcaCATTGTGAAGGATATAGAATTGAAGGTGGTGTAACTGATGGAGAAACAAATtggaataataatttcaatcaaaataacaataataatgataataataaagttatgGCATCAATATATAAACAACAATTCTATGGTAAACCTCATAAAACGTTTATGAGTTTAAGTTCACCTAATGGTCCAATTTTAGTTTGTATTAAAAAGGTTGGTAATTCATCAGATGATTTCTATTTATTAGTTTGTACTGAAAAAGGATTTGAAGAGGTAAGAGCAAATAAAGATTCAttacaaaaatcaaaaacaacaagatCATTCCTTAAAATGAGACCAACATCATTGAATGTTATTACAAGTGTCCGTCCAGAATTAACAAAGGTACCTCTATGTAAAGTTACagataaatcaattcaagAAGAGTTAGTAAAAGTTTGTGAAccagaatttaataaagttaTTAAATCTGCTCTACTCTATTGCAAAGAGTCTCAAcgtgatgataatgatatgCTTAAAAATATCAGCTCAAATGTTTCTCAAGaatataatgattttttaaattttttgggTGAAAAAgtagaattaaaagatttttcaaaattcaatGGTGGCTTAGATATTAAAA ataattcaCATGGCACACATTCAATTTATTCACAAATTAATGATGTTGAGGTAATGTATCATGTTGCAACAATGTTACCATTCTTTCCAAGTGATCCAAAACAATCTGAAAGAAGAAAGTTAATATCATTAGATAGAGTtgttataatatttaatgatgGTTCAAAACCAATGTCACCAAACtgtattaaatcaaaatcaactc aaattattattttaattcaaccaattaaaaattttgttgGTAATAGTAAAACAACAATTGGtatttcaaatgatgaaaatagaGTAGTTGGTGAACAACCATCACCATCCttaacaacaaccacaacaactactacaaccaCATCCCCAacaatcaattcaaattctccaacaccatcaaataaaattaaatatagagtttcaatttcaaatagaGATGAAGTTCCAAACTATGGCCCACCATTACCTGATCCACCAATCTTTGAAAAAGATGATTCCTTTAGAAACTTCCTTTACcaaaaaa